GGGGGGTCTTGTATTATTCCGAAGGGCTTTTCACATAAGCCATTGAAAATAAAGGGTTTGTGTGGTTGCCGGCACGGCCGTGAGGCCGGCGGGCGTACTTCATCATGACGGTGGGACTTGAGTGGCTGCTCCTGCGCGAGGGTGGCTGGAGAGCAATCATCGCACCGCTAGCCCCGAGCTTCTCTAAATCCTTCAAAGTAGAGCAGGAACAGAACAACGGTGGCGGCCACGATGTTGAAAAGCATGAGGAGAACGGATATTTGATGCCACTGCTGAAACAGGAGCCGCATCGGGTCGTCAGCAGGGACTTTCTCGATCATTGTTCCCATGGCTTGGCGGAGGCTTAACAGCTTTGATCCCACCATCTCCCGAGAAATGAGTGTTGACGCGGTCATCAGGATGAGCAGAATCGTCCGAAGCCCCCACAGGAGCGGCCGTGCAAGGGGTCGAGTCGCGACACTGACAAACACAAAGGTCGGACCGAGGATATACCCCGCCAGGTATAGAATGTTCAGGGTTGTAGCCACCAGGTCGCCGGCCTGATGGCGACTTTCGAGGATGGCAAAGGCAGTAGGCGCTACCGCGAAGCTGAGAAAGACCATCGCCCCAAGCCAGGTTCCGACTCCCGCAGC
This Candidatus Methylomirabilota bacterium DNA region includes the following protein-coding sequences:
- a CDS encoding DUF4149 domain-containing protein, which produces MRPTHRALVIFLAAGVGTWLGAMVFLSFAVAPTAFAILESRHQAGDLVATTLNILYLAGYILGPTFVFVSVATRPLARPLLWGLRTILLILMTASTLISREMVGSKLLSLRQAMGTMIEKVPADDPMRLLFQQWHQISVLLMLFNIVAATVVLFLLYFEGFREARG